From a region of the Cyprinus carpio isolate SPL01 chromosome B21, ASM1834038v1, whole genome shotgun sequence genome:
- the LOC109104923 gene encoding LOW QUALITY PROTEIN: epidermal growth factor-like protein 7 (The sequence of the model RefSeq protein was modified relative to this genomic sequence to represent the inferred CDS: inserted 1 base in 1 codon) yields the protein MYTVVLLSSSLFLLHVTCTPQIHGHHGRRVCVGDAWSRRVSHSTESFLQPVHKPYITMCQXHRMCSTYKTIYRISYRQVSRAAPNVHIYPECCPGWRRMHSHCNQAVCAQSCANGGSCVRPNHCACLKGWTGRYCQTDVDECKEGHRCSQKCVNTEGSYRCVCQDGFSLAEDEITCSRIPAPSPPPTGPPEADDRSSRSHAGGGLGLVENVTEEVQILKNRVELLEQKLEMVLAPFTTLFPLDGMGDTNSFLPERTNFLSHSLQQLDRIDSLSEQVGFLEERIGACACQEN from the exons atgtacacAGTGGTGCTGCTCTCCTCCTCTCTGTTTCTCCTGCATGTGACCTGCACACCTCAGATTCACGGTCATCACGG gagGAGAGTGTGTGTTGGAGATGCCTGGAGTCGTCGTGTGTCTCACAGCACAGAGTCGTTTCTTCAGCCCGTACACAAACCCTACATCACCATGTGCC ACCACCGCATGTGTAGCACATACAA gacAATCTACAGGATTTCTTACAGGCAGGTGAGCAGAGCAGCTCCTAATGTACACATTTACCCAGAATGCTGTCCGGGATGGAGACGCATGCATTCACACTGTAACCAAG CGGTGTGTGCGCAGTCTTGTGCAAACGGAGGCTCTTGTGTAAGGCCTAATCACTGTGCATGTCTGAAAGGATGGACGGGACGATACTGTCAAACAG ATGTGGATGAGTGTAAGGAAGGTCATCGCTGCTCACAGAAGTGTGTGAATACGGAGGGGAGTTATCGGTGTGTGTGTCAGGACGGATTCAGTCTGGCTGAAGATGAAATAACGTGTTCAAGAATTCCTGCTCCCTCCCCGCCGCCCACCGGGCCTCCAGAAGCAGACGATCGCTCATCCAGAAGCCATGCTG GTGGAGGTTTGGGATTGGTGGAAAACGTTACCGAAGAAGTTCAGATCCTTAAAAACAGAGTGGAGCTCCTCGagcag AAACTAGAGATGGTTCTGGCTCCCTTCACTACACTCTTCCCCTTGGATGGAATGGGAGACACTAACAGCTTCCTGCCTGAGAGGACCAACTTCCTGTCGCATTCTCTGCAGCAACTAGACCGCATCGACTCGCTCAGTGAGCAGGTCGGATTCCTGGAGGAGCGTATCGGAGCCT GTGCCTGCCAGGAGAACTAG